A region of Homo sapiens chromosome X, GRCh38.p14 Primary Assembly DNA encodes the following proteins:
- the PABPC1L2A gene encoding polyadenylate-binding protein 1-like 2, whose translation MASLYVGDLHPEVTEAMLYEKFSPAGPILSIRICRDKITRRSLGYAYVNYQQPVDAKRALETLNFDVIKGRPVRIMWSQRDPSLRKSGVGNVFIKNLGKTIDNKALYNIFSAFGNILSCKVACDEKGPKGYGFVHFQKQESAERAIDVMNGMFLNYRKIFVGRFKSHKEREAERGAWARQSTSADVKDFEEDTDEEATLR comes from the coding sequence ATGGCCTCCCTGTACGTGGGCGACCTGCACCCTGAGGTGACCGAGGCAATGCTGTACGAGAAGTTCAGTCCAGCTGGGCCCATCCTCTCCATCCGCATCTGCAGGGACAAGATCACCCGCCGCTCATTGGGCTACGCGTATGTCAACTACCAGCAACCGGTGGACGCCAAGCGGGCCCTGGAGACCCTGAACTTTGATGTCATAAAGGGCAGGCCAGTGCGCATCATGTGGTCCCAGAGGGACCCGTCGCTCCGCAAGAGCGGGGTGGGCAACGTCTTCATCAAGAACCTGGGCAAGACCATCGACAACAAGGCGCTGTACAACATCTTCTCGGCGTTCGGCAACATCCTCTCCTGCAAAGTGGCCTGTGACGAAAAGGGGCCCAAGGGCTACGGGTTCGTGCACTTCCAAAAGCAGGAATCTGCGGAGCGGGCCATCGATGTGATGAATGGCATGTTCCTGAACTACCGCAAAATTTTCGTCGGGAGATTCAAGTCGCATAAAGAACGAGAGGCCGAAAGGGGAGCCTGGGCCAGGCAGTCCACTAGTGCTGACGTCAAGGATTTCGAGGAAGACACCGACGAGGAGGCCACCTTGCGATGA